The following nucleotide sequence is from Glycine max cultivar Williams 82 chromosome 9, Glycine_max_v4.0, whole genome shotgun sequence.
TTCACACTGATGTGGCAGGACCTCAAAGAACACCATCACTACAAGGTAgtctctaatttattattttcatagatGACTTTACAAGAATGTGctgaatttttttcttgaaattcaAGCATGAAGTGGCTGAAGTATTTGTGAAGTTCAATAAAATGGTGGAAACTCAAAGTGGCTGCAAGATTCAATGTCTAAGATCTGACAATGGGAAAGAGTATACATCAgcaaaatttaatcaattttgtgAAGAAGCTGGAATTGAGCATTAACTCAGCCCCTTACACTCCAGAGCAAAATGGGGTTAGTGAGAAGAGAAACTAATCGGTGATGGAGATGGCTAGATGCATGTTGCATGAGAATGAGTTGCCTAAAACATTTTGGGCGGAGGCAGCTAACACAACAGTTTTTCTGCAAAATCAGCTTCCAACCAAAGTCTTAAAGGATAAAACTCCATTTGAGGCCTGGTATGGCTATATATAAGCCTTCACTAACTTTTCTTAAAGTGtttggttgtgtttgttttgcacATGTTCCACAGGTTAAACATGACAAACTTGACAAAAAGGAAATTCCGGGCATCTTTGTGGGTTACAGTTCAGTTTCAAAAGCCTACAAAGTGTATCATCCTCAAACTGGAAAGATGAATGTTACTAGAAATGTGCACTTCAATAAAGGTCAACAATGGAAATGGGACAACTTACAAAGAACAATTGAACTATTTGACAACATTAATGATAATAATCATGGACAGCAAAGAACAGAGTTATTGTAAGATGAATTAGAAGATGACCCTCCAGTTAGAGGCAAAAGACTGCTTTCTGATGTTTATCAAAGATGTAATGTAGCAATTTGTGAACCTGCTAGCCGTGAGGAAGCATAAAAGGATCTAGAATGGAAAGTTGCAATGGAGGAGGAAATGTCCATGAtacagaaaaacaaaacatggGAACTTGTTGATAGGCCTAAAGGTAGAAAATTCATTGGAgttaaatgggttttcagaaCAAAGCTTAATGCAGATTGCTCAATCAACAAgcacaaggccagacttgtggTTAAAGGGTATGCACAAATTTTTGGTGTTGATCATTTTGACACTTTTGCTCCTATGTCCAGATTAGATACAACTAGATTGGTGCTAGCAGTGGCTGCACAAAATGGCTGGAAAATATTCCAACTAGATGCCAAACCAGCTTTTTCAAATGGAGAAATATATGTAGAGCAGCCAAAAGGATTCGTGAAGCAAGGTGAAGAAGATAAAGTTTATCTTCTCAAAAAGGCCTTCTATGGCCTAAAACAAACGCCAAGGGCCTGGTATAGCAAGATAAATGATCACCTATTGAGCATAGGCTTTGCAAAAGGCTTATATGAGTCCATTCTTTATGTGAAATATAAGGGAAATAACTTTCTTATAGTTTCTCTCTATGTTGATGATCTTTTAGTAACTAGAGATGATGCAAGGATAGTTGAGGAGTTCAAGCAAGAAATGATGCAAGCTTTTGAAATGACTGATCTTGGTCTTATGACTTATTTTCTTGGAATTGAGATCAAGCAAAGTCAGAACAAAGTGTTAATCTATCAAAGGAAATatgcaaaataaattttgaagaagtttcaaatggaGGAATGCAAATCTGTTAGCACaccaatgaatcaaaaggagaagttTAGCAAGGAAGATGGTGCTGATAAAATTGATGAAGGATATTCTAGAAGCTTGATTGGTTGTCTAATGTATCTCACTGTACAAGGCCAGACATTGTATTTGTTGTAAGTCTCTTGTCTCATTTTATGTGTTGTGCAAGTGAAATGCATTTAAAAGTAGCAAAGAGAATATTGAGGTATGTTTAGGGCACTATTGATTATGGTGTCAAATTTGAGAAGTGTCAAGAATTCAAGTTGTATGGATTCTCTAATAGTGATTGGGCTAGATCCGTTGATGACATGAAGAGCACTTCAAGATACTGTTTCAGCCTAGGCACAAGAGTTTTCTCACGATGCACAAAGAAGCAAGAGATTGTAGCACAATCCACTGCTGAGGCTGAATTCATAGCAGCAGTAAATCAAGCTTTATGGTTGAAGAAGATTCTAAGTGATTTACTTTTGCAGCAGAAGAACAAAACTGGAATTTTTGTTGACAACGTGTGTCATGGGAAGactaaacatttcaacatcaaGCTCTATTTTTTGAGAAAGATGCAACAAAGTGGAGAAATGAACTTAATTTACTGCAAGTCTTAAGATCAACTGACTAACATGTTTACAAAGCCACTGCCTATCAACAAATTTGAACTCTTAAGGCAAAGAATTGGAGTTTGCAGTTCCTAAAGCAAGGAGGAGTGtttaaatttgtataaattacttttgtaactgcatattttgtttatttttctttgtttcagtTATGGATTAGCCTAGTCAATAAGTGGTTCCTATACTTTAGGAGCAAGTcagttttaattttctattttactgAAATCTTGTTATGTGATTAGTTTCtgttttgcttttaatttattatttattgtattgtTACTCAGAACAATTTGATTtagaataaaatcattttatttcctCCACATACGTattgtctctcttcttctttgtttattatagtttttcttctataaaacTTACAATTTAGTTAACCTTATTCaattattacatttgtcattGAATTGTACTTAAAAGTCCCTCGCAAACTCTATCATCGTTGTTTCAAATTGCGAATGAACTCCATCATTACTGTTTCAAATCGTGCACAAGCCCCTAAAATGAATATATGCATAACATACAAGATACCTACCTACTAGAGCGGAAAAAAATGTTACCAATGGTTTAGATTAGTGATCCTACTACTAGTAGTGCATATATCAACGTATAATTGTCTTCATTTGTAGCAAGTAAAATTgctttttatgaattatttctcCATGCTCATACTTCAACCACTTGATCTTCACTTGTGTTTATGAGGCAAAGAAAATCTTGACATTCTTCCAAACATGTCATGTTTCAAATCTAAGTATTCTAGTGTGCAAAGGTTCATCCATTAGTGCAAGGAGCAATAATGTCAAGCCACTGAATTATGGCAACACCCTTGGCTCGTCTTAATTTGCAACCTCTTGCACCTTCATTGTAATAGGTTGTAATCATGGATCAACATGTCACTTGTGGTCCCGACCAACTAGGATGTTACTActacaaaaataggatttaacATCGTTCAGTTAGTGTCAATTTtgaagaaaaccgatgttaaaaaatGAGCAGtgatattttgtaaataaaatatcatcattgacatcattttttaaaaattgatgttgatatCGGAAccataacattgatttttaaaaaaccaacatTGTGTGTGCGCAGTCAACATCAGTTATACTTGAAACCAATGTTGTTACAAATTTCACCCAACACAACAACATTTTCCATTTCCCTTTTCCACACCCAAATTCCTAATCTTAGGATTCGTATTCGTAAAAACCCCATCAAACTCCCAACCCCACTCCACTCTCCTTAAAACCCCTCCAATTCTTTCTGATGCCTCTCTTGACAACCCGAATCTCGACTTGTGACACCATTGCCTCCAAATCCTTTGAGCACTGTGTCATCAAGGGAGAGTCCAACCTCGATCTTGCCATGAGCTTCCACATCCTTGTTGCCATCTACTACAACCTCGGACACTTCGAAGAAGCCGTCCCTGTCCTCAAATGCACTATCCAAGTCCCTGACATTGAATGTGGCACCAATCATGCCCTCGTCGTCTTCTCTGACTACATGCAGCTTGACAACACCTTCTTTATGCTTGGCCTGATCGATAGATCCATCTCCTACTACGACCAAGGCCTCTAGATCTAGATCCAAGTCCTCAGCGACACCGGTCCCCTCGTTGGTGAAACTTGCCTATATGCAATCAATTGATCTTGTTCATTTTCTCGATTCATAAATTTTTTGGATGAACTTAGATGCCAAAAGGGAAAACAGCACCACCCCCTATGAAACCAAAGGTGGTGACATTTAACTTGTTTCTCAGCAACTTGTCTTATGAAGCAAGCTCCAAAGATCCTAAGGAGTTTTTTGATTCAAGAACTGGTAGACTTGTGTTTGTTGAGGTTGTGTATCATGATAATCCTAGAAGGCCATCTAGATATGGATTTGTGTCCTTCAAGTCTAAGAAAGAAGTCGAGGCTGCTTTTGTTGATTTCCAATGAAAGGTAACTTGGGGTTTCTTATTTGTTTGAATTTGGATCATTGAGTATGGGTAAAATGTCATCCTCACAAATTTTATCTGCAATGTCTTAGGACTTGTTTGTTTACTAAATTTGTCTAagtacatttttgtttttgaaaagttTGCTCAATAAATGCTTGAAGAAAACAGGAGATGATGAGAATACATCTCTTAGTTATTCCTGGTTTTTTTAAACACTTGATTTGGAAACaatttttgaaacttaataTATTTTGGATGAGAATTTAATTGTTGAACAGTATGGAATTATTTTaggaaacaatttttaaaacatgaaaGTGAGAAGGGAATCAAACAAGtctttaatgtttgtttttagtCTAAGTGACATGGGGAAATGGTTCTTACATAGGTTTTTATGGGAAGGCCAATCAGGGTGGATTGAGGCTGGTGTGTTGTTCAGCAACCAGGGGATGGGAGTGCAAAATCTGAAGATACTCCTTAGTTGAGTGTGAATGGGGGCACAAACTCAACAATCAGCAAAGAGGAGTGCAAAGTCTGAAGATACTCCTTCTGAGTTGAGTATGAATAGGAAAGAAGCTGACAAAGCTGATTGATCTCATTTTTTCCCTAATGCATATCGatattattgattttgtatgtCCTTGCTTCAAATGTTTTGAATGTTTTCTCATTCTTGCAGATAATCCGAAAGTCTTTGATTGGTTTAGACTATGTGTTTTGCAGGTGGTTTTCACCTTTATATAACAGAGGCTCATGAGatacaaggattggattggtaTTAGCACAAGCACTTCCATGATTCAAGAATCCATTTATCTTCATTGCAGAATTTAACAATTGTTGGCAAGCTACTATATCTTAAGAAAGCAAGAAATATATGTATATCAATGGTGATGTTGTTTGCATCTTTTTTTGTTAGTGGTTACTTTATAACATATGTAtatcattcaatattttttctctttatctttaATCAATATATTGTGTAGTTTAAGAATATTGGTTTCAAATCTACCAAAAGGGATCAAAATTAAACCATTCAAAGAGGAATTGAAGCTATTGACCATAAAATGCATGTAATATAACAATCCAAACcttatattaataatacttaAGGCTTGTTTTGTGGATTCTTTTAGAGTAGCCCTAGCTAAGACAATTATTTAGTTGGTCTAAAACCAATGTTGAATGTGTTATATCACATCAGTTTTTGCCAAAATAGATGTAGTATAGCACATTCAACattgatttaattgattttgtatACAACTTTCAATATCGATTTTTTCATAACTGATATAGGAAGCGTTTCAGAATATACAATTTTGGCTACATTTCTATATTAATTTCAGTCAGAATCAATGTAGATAATGatttttaacattgattttaaaatcgatgttaaaaaatGTCTACTTTCAACGACATCAATTTCAACATCGAttctaaaatcgatgttgaaactcTTTTATATAATAGTGTATGACACGTGGCTCTACAAAGGCAAATACTCCATGCAAAGTGTTAACAACCTTTGTGTTTATGGGATATATGcccaatattatattatattatattttatatatatatatatatatatgagatgaAACATTCTATATGAGAGTgaaatgattaaatttgataACCATAAATGAAGGATTGAGAATAATGTCAAAAACTTATATGACTTTTTTATGTGATCACATGACATCAAATCTTGACTGTCCATGTTTGGTTATACagttcaaatttaattgtttcACTCTCATACAatttactctctctctctctctctctatatatatatatatatatatatatatatatatatatatatgtaaacaaaatcCAAAACCTACAAAATTATCTACAAACACATACCTTCTATAACCTAGAAACAATATTGTTGTACCAAAAAAACAGCTGCTCTACCATTGTCATAACTCAAGtctcaagttaaaagttatcaCGCTTCTCATCTCTCCGCGATTACTTGAgtttatttgattgatttttggcttctatgtaattttttactttGAGGGGAATCTTGAATGTATTTTAAGGAAAGTACTAAGAATGGGGTTTGAACCAAATCTGCTTACCTAAATTACACTAATTGAGATTTTTGGCTAATCAGGAAATGTTGAGGAATCATTGAATTGCTTTAGGGAGGGGAATCTGGAGGGGTTGAATTCATCAACTTGTCTATCTGGTCCAAaagttttcaagtaaaaaagaaggcaaagaaaccctttaaaagattttagtttttagatgTCAAAGGGATTTGAGTTCACAAGTTTACATTGTCTGCAATGTCTTAAGCTGGATATCTTCGAATTCAAGAAGAATGTATTCATCTCATGATGGCTTACGCAATACAAAAACTGAGaatcaaattaaacatttttggcCTTGTGGgagatttgttgatttttggatATTAATCATCTACAATTTGATGATACTTGATTTGtgattatcttatttttttaaactccaGATCATGCAATTCAAGTAAACACCATTGATCCTCACATAGCTTAGCTGACATTGAGTAACTGCTACACAATCACATATCACATTCTTGTTGGTTGAGATCACACCTGACGTGATAATCCCAGATCATACAATAATTTCTtggaaagaaaaacttaaaTAGTGCTAAAAGTTTAGATAACTTTCAcattataaatcaatttttaggGTTGCTAATAGGCCTTCAGCCCAAATTCTAATtaatgagtatatatatatatatatatatatatatatatatatatatatatatatatatatatatatatcatggtaAATTTCTTATGATCCATCAAATTCACAACTATATATATAGCTGAACACCCTCGCCAATTATAATGTATTAAGTTTGAAATCATTGCTTGTTGTTTCCACGGCACAAAATTTATCCAAAGAAAGGATACGAGCTAGTTTTGATCAGTGTCTCTAGGAGATCAATCTAGCTCAACCATGAAtggtaagaaaaaaaacttatgtttagagaaagaaaattaagttcACACAAacattgaaaagtgaaattataaAGACCACTTGATTAAACCCTTATACGTATGGCTCATGAGCTGTGTATACAATAATTGAATAACCTTAACCAACTTAATGGACCAACCAATACAACACTCAACTATCAtgacaaaatattatattatgaagGAACCCTTGGCCATAAATTATTCTGATAATACTTGACTTAGAGTAATATAGTCTCTTAGTATTCTTCTTCtaagatattatttttatctttaataattcATTTTCGATATACTTGGGGATGCAACTGCCACAAGAgggatttttttatgaatggaCAATCCAGTAGATTCAGTCATGTCCAATGCTTGATCCCCAACTACTCCATCAGGCACTGTCCAATTAAATTGATGAACAAGGTATGCTAGGACCAACTCATTCACAACAAGGGCAAACGTTATTCCTGGGCAACCTCTCCTTCCTGCTCCAAATGGGATCACTTGGAAATCATGTCCTTTGATGTCTATTGAACTATTTAAGAACCTCTCTGGTTTAAACTCTAGAGGTTGGTCCCAATACAAAGGATCTCTTGCAATTGCCCAAGCATTAACTATTATTTGTGTGCCACTTGCAATGTCATAGCCCATCACCTTAGTATCTTGCATGGATTCCCTTGGAACCAATAAGGGAACTGGGGGATGTAAACGCAAAGTTTCTTTAACCACTACCTTCAAGTAATGCATGCTACACAAATCCTCCTCATTTATGTGAGTAATTCTATCACCAATCACATTCCTCACTTCATCTTGTAGCTTCTGCATCACATTTGGGTGCCTTAAGAGTTCTGTCATCGCCCACCCTAGAACTGAGGAGGTGGTTTCAGTACTTGCAGAAAACATATCCTGAAAGAAATATCCATTGATCAATTGTTAATTAACATCATCTTCTACCTTTGAATTTTTATAAGATTGAAAATAAACTCAACATGCATAAGCAAACATGTGacctaatttttgcttaggaAAGTGGTGAAAAAACACACTACAGGTAAATTaagaaacattttaatttttgtaacttGGACTAGAAAAGCTTTTGCAATGTATTCTTTATCATGAAAAGAAATTCGAGTAAGATTTCTTAAAGAAAAAGTAGGACCTATGAAGACTTACAATATTGAATGGATCCGAAGGAATGCTGAAAAAGAGTTTGTTAGAGAGATTGTTGCTAAAACTACACCCATAAATTAACAAGTAAAAAGCCACTTTAATTCTTAAGATTGTTAACTCAAAAGACGTCAATCTCCTTAACTCTTCAAA
It contains:
- the LOC100812283 gene encoding cytochrome P450 736A117; amino-acid sequence: MSTSLHENPSSLFFLPIITFITFFVLRTVIKLLSKWNNNSNSATTRETSPVSSSPPSPPKLPIIGNLHQLGTLTHRTLQSLAQTYGPVMLLHFGKVPVLVVSTSEAAHEVMKAHDLVFSNRPHRKMVDIFFYGSKDVAFAPYGNYWRQIRSICVLHLLSAKKVQSFGAVREEVVALGKRYSGEGGIKLREPLNEMLELLGASVIGDFIPWLDLLGRVNGMYGRAERAAKQIDEFFDEVDMFSASTETTSSVLGWAMTELLRHPNVMQKLQDEVRNVIGDRITHINEEDLCSMHYLKVVVKETLRLHPPVPLLVPRESMQDTKVMGYDIASGTQIIVNAWAIARDPLYWDQPLEFKPERFLNSSIDIKGHDFQVIPFGAGRRGCPGITFALVVNELVLAYLVHQFNWTVPDGVVGDQALDMTESTGLSIHKKIPLVAVASPSVISTNKNVICDCVAVTQCQLSYASFTNEGTGVAEDLDLDLEALVVVGDGSIDQAKHKEGVVKLHVVREDDEGMIGATFNVRDLDSAFEDRDGFFEVSEVVVDGNKDVEAHGKIEVGLSLDDTVLKGFGGNGVTSRDSGCQERHQKELEGF